Proteins co-encoded in one Medicago truncatula cultivar Jemalong A17 chromosome 8, MtrunA17r5.0-ANR, whole genome shotgun sequence genomic window:
- the LOC11429154 gene encoding glutamyl-tRNA(Gln) amidotransferase subunit A isoform X1: MLKNNKCHLNTVSEPTRGSGGGTYKFHFSLICSYLLFFVVPLLACPSSSHSIMVRLIKRIWKIFCCKLQGSMKQNQFSDKECSVPCLRCSLGLLDANFFKDDQIDEIAKGVNELNVPIIKANRDLVASKNGGLQYPSPLVFSADWDYKPVHCATKRFIYPSISEIRRPESEEDIAFLTVLELGELIKTKQITSQELTQLFLRRLKKYNPILEAVVTYTEELASKQAKEADELLSQGVYLGPLHGIPYGLKDIISVPEYKTTWGSKSFKNQVIDMEAWIYKRLKSAGAVLVAKLVSGSLAYDDVWFGGRTRNPWNIEEFSTGSSAGPAASTSAGMVPFAIGSETAGSITYPAARCGVTALRPTFGTVGRTGIMSISESLDKLGPFCRSATDCAVVLDIVRGRDPEDPSSKDIPIDDPFLVDITKLTVGYLDDAEMEVVDVLASMGVKMVPFKLNYTVDSVQGILNFTMDVDMLAHFDQWQRSGEDNVYEAQDQWPTELRRARLVPAVDYIQAQRARGRLIKEIRESFTVDAFIGNATDWEKVCIGNLVGLPVIVVPTGFTNISDPPSGGSRRRTTITTGIYAPPNRDHIALALAMAYQAVTNHHIQRPPINDLGPNDKIRDDASIVAYPPRVFGP; encoded by the exons ATGTTGAAGAACAACAAGTGTCATCTAAATACAGTTTCTGAACCGACACGTGGCAGCGGTGGTGGCACTTACAAATTTCACTTTTCTCTCATTTGTAGCTATCTTCTCTTCTTCGTTGTTCCCCTTCTCGCATGTCCTTCCTCGTCGCACTCAATCATG GTTAGACTCATAAAAAGAATATGGAAAATATTCTGCTGCAAATTGCAG GGAAGTAtgaagcaaaatcaattttcagatAAGGAATGTAGTGTTCCCTGCCTAAGATGTTCATTAGGTTTACTTGATGCCAACTTCTTCAAAGATGATCAG ATTGATGAGATTGCTAAGGGTGTAAATGAGTTAAATGTTCCAATTATAAAAGCCAATAGAGACCTTGTAGCTTCTAAGAATGGAGGGCTGCAATATCCATCACCTTTAGTTTTCAGTGCTGATTGGGACTATAAACCAGTTCACTGTGCAACCAAAAGGTTCATATATCCTTCTATTTCGGAGATACGGAGACCAGAATCTGAAGAAGATATTGCTTTTTTGACT GTTCTTGAGTTAGGTGAACTCATCAAAACTAAACAAATTACTTCACAGGAGCTTACACAATTATTCTTGCGGAGATTGAAAAA GTACAATCCTATTCTTGAAGCTGTAGTAACTTATACAGAAGAACTGGCAAGCAAGCAAGCAAAAGAAGCCGATGAATTGCTTAGCCAAGGAGTCTATCTAG GGCCTCTTCATGGGATTCCTTATGGATTGAAGGACATAATATCAGTGCCAGAATACAAAACAACATGGGGATCAAAGTCATTTAAAAATCAAGTTATTGACATGGAAGCTTGGATCTATAAAAG GTTGAAATCTGCAGGGGCTGTTCTTGTTGCAAAGCTTGTTTCTGGATCATTGGCGTATGATGATGTCTGGTTTGGTGGCAGAACCAGGAACCCATGGAATATTGAGGAATTTTCTACGGGTTCCTCTGCTGGCCCTGCAGCAAGTACCTCAGCGG GTATGGTTCCATTTGCAATTGGTTCAGAAACAGCTGGATCCATAACTTACCCTGCAGCTCGATGTGGCGTTACTGCATTGCGTCCAACTTTTGGTACTGTTGGTCGAACCGGTATAATGAGCATATCAGAAAGCTTG GATAAGCTTGGCCCTTTCTGTAGATCCGCAACTGATTGTGCTGTTGTTCTGGATATTGTTCGGGGAAGAGATCCTGAAGACCCCTCATCAAAAGATATCCCCATTGATGACCCGTTCCTGGTTGACATTACTAAGTTGACTGTTGGATATCTTGACGATGCCGAGATGGAG GTTGTTGATGTTCTTGCGTCAATGGGTGTCAAGATGGTTCCTTTCAAACTGAATTACACAGTTGATTCTGTTCAAGGTATATTAAATTTCACAATGGATGTTGATATGCTGGCTCACTTTGATCAGTGGCAGCGATCAGGGGAGGATAATGTGTATGAAGCCCAAGATCAGTGGCCCACTGAACTACGCCGTGCTCGCTTAGTTCCAGCAGTGGACTATATACAG GCACAACGAGCACGGGGAAGGCTAATCAAAGAAATAAGAGAGTCTTTTACCGTGGATGCATTCATTGGAAATGCAACTGACTGGGAGAAAGTATGCATAGGCAATCTTGTTGGTTTACCAGTCATAGTAGTGCCAACAGGATTTACTAATATCTCTGATCCACCATCTGGTGGCAGCAGAAGAAGAACCACCATCACCACCGGCATTTATGCTCCCCCTAACCGTGATCACATT GCTCTGGCGTTGGCAATGGCTTATCAAGCAGTCACTAATCACCACATACAGCGGCCGCCTATTAATGATCTTGGTCCGAATGATAAGATACGGGATGATGCATCTATAGTTGCTTACCCTCCCAGGGTTTTTGGTCCTTGA
- the LOC11429154 gene encoding glutamyl-tRNA(Gln) amidotransferase subunit A isoform X2 yields MLKNNKCHLNTVSEPTRGSGGGTYKFHFSLICSYLLFFVVPLLACPSSSHSIMGSMKQNQFSDKECSVPCLRCSLGLLDANFFKDDQIDEIAKGVNELNVPIIKANRDLVASKNGGLQYPSPLVFSADWDYKPVHCATKRFIYPSISEIRRPESEEDIAFLTVLELGELIKTKQITSQELTQLFLRRLKKYNPILEAVVTYTEELASKQAKEADELLSQGVYLGPLHGIPYGLKDIISVPEYKTTWGSKSFKNQVIDMEAWIYKRLKSAGAVLVAKLVSGSLAYDDVWFGGRTRNPWNIEEFSTGSSAGPAASTSAGMVPFAIGSETAGSITYPAARCGVTALRPTFGTVGRTGIMSISESLDKLGPFCRSATDCAVVLDIVRGRDPEDPSSKDIPIDDPFLVDITKLTVGYLDDAEMEVVDVLASMGVKMVPFKLNYTVDSVQGILNFTMDVDMLAHFDQWQRSGEDNVYEAQDQWPTELRRARLVPAVDYIQAQRARGRLIKEIRESFTVDAFIGNATDWEKVCIGNLVGLPVIVVPTGFTNISDPPSGGSRRRTTITTGIYAPPNRDHIALALAMAYQAVTNHHIQRPPINDLGPNDKIRDDASIVAYPPRVFGP; encoded by the exons ATGTTGAAGAACAACAAGTGTCATCTAAATACAGTTTCTGAACCGACACGTGGCAGCGGTGGTGGCACTTACAAATTTCACTTTTCTCTCATTTGTAGCTATCTTCTCTTCTTCGTTGTTCCCCTTCTCGCATGTCCTTCCTCGTCGCACTCAATCATG GGAAGTAtgaagcaaaatcaattttcagatAAGGAATGTAGTGTTCCCTGCCTAAGATGTTCATTAGGTTTACTTGATGCCAACTTCTTCAAAGATGATCAG ATTGATGAGATTGCTAAGGGTGTAAATGAGTTAAATGTTCCAATTATAAAAGCCAATAGAGACCTTGTAGCTTCTAAGAATGGAGGGCTGCAATATCCATCACCTTTAGTTTTCAGTGCTGATTGGGACTATAAACCAGTTCACTGTGCAACCAAAAGGTTCATATATCCTTCTATTTCGGAGATACGGAGACCAGAATCTGAAGAAGATATTGCTTTTTTGACT GTTCTTGAGTTAGGTGAACTCATCAAAACTAAACAAATTACTTCACAGGAGCTTACACAATTATTCTTGCGGAGATTGAAAAA GTACAATCCTATTCTTGAAGCTGTAGTAACTTATACAGAAGAACTGGCAAGCAAGCAAGCAAAAGAAGCCGATGAATTGCTTAGCCAAGGAGTCTATCTAG GGCCTCTTCATGGGATTCCTTATGGATTGAAGGACATAATATCAGTGCCAGAATACAAAACAACATGGGGATCAAAGTCATTTAAAAATCAAGTTATTGACATGGAAGCTTGGATCTATAAAAG GTTGAAATCTGCAGGGGCTGTTCTTGTTGCAAAGCTTGTTTCTGGATCATTGGCGTATGATGATGTCTGGTTTGGTGGCAGAACCAGGAACCCATGGAATATTGAGGAATTTTCTACGGGTTCCTCTGCTGGCCCTGCAGCAAGTACCTCAGCGG GTATGGTTCCATTTGCAATTGGTTCAGAAACAGCTGGATCCATAACTTACCCTGCAGCTCGATGTGGCGTTACTGCATTGCGTCCAACTTTTGGTACTGTTGGTCGAACCGGTATAATGAGCATATCAGAAAGCTTG GATAAGCTTGGCCCTTTCTGTAGATCCGCAACTGATTGTGCTGTTGTTCTGGATATTGTTCGGGGAAGAGATCCTGAAGACCCCTCATCAAAAGATATCCCCATTGATGACCCGTTCCTGGTTGACATTACTAAGTTGACTGTTGGATATCTTGACGATGCCGAGATGGAG GTTGTTGATGTTCTTGCGTCAATGGGTGTCAAGATGGTTCCTTTCAAACTGAATTACACAGTTGATTCTGTTCAAGGTATATTAAATTTCACAATGGATGTTGATATGCTGGCTCACTTTGATCAGTGGCAGCGATCAGGGGAGGATAATGTGTATGAAGCCCAAGATCAGTGGCCCACTGAACTACGCCGTGCTCGCTTAGTTCCAGCAGTGGACTATATACAG GCACAACGAGCACGGGGAAGGCTAATCAAAGAAATAAGAGAGTCTTTTACCGTGGATGCATTCATTGGAAATGCAACTGACTGGGAGAAAGTATGCATAGGCAATCTTGTTGGTTTACCAGTCATAGTAGTGCCAACAGGATTTACTAATATCTCTGATCCACCATCTGGTGGCAGCAGAAGAAGAACCACCATCACCACCGGCATTTATGCTCCCCCTAACCGTGATCACATT GCTCTGGCGTTGGCAATGGCTTATCAAGCAGTCACTAATCACCACATACAGCGGCCGCCTATTAATGATCTTGGTCCGAATGATAAGATACGGGATGATGCATCTATAGTTGCTTACCCTCCCAGGGTTTTTGGTCCTTGA
- the LOC11443111 gene encoding WUSCHEL-related homeobox 1: protein MWMVGYSEGGEFNMADYPLCGRKLRPLMSRPVPIPVPTTSPNNTSTITPSLNRIHGGNDLFSQYHHNLQQQASVGDHSKRSELNNNNNPSAAVEELYRRGTRTPSAEQIQQITAQLRKIGKIEGKNVFYWFQNHKARERQKRRRQMFLVKMGFWRVLFSVGFGEK, encoded by the exons ATGTGGATGGTGGGTTACAGTGAAGGTGGTGAGTTCAACATGGCTGATTATCCATTATGTGGAAGGAAACTAAGGCCTCTCATGTCAAGACCAGTCCCAATCCCAGTCCCTACTACTTCTCCTAACAACACTTCAACTATAACTCCTTCCTTAAACCGCATTCATGGTGGCAATGATTTATTTTCACAATATCATCACAATCTGCAGCAGCAAG CATCAGTAGGAGATCATAGCAAGAGATCAGagttgaataataataataatccatCTGCAGCAGTGGAAGAATTGTATAGAAGAGGAACAAGAACACCTTCTGCTGAGCAAATCCAACAAATCACTGCCCAGCTtagaaaaattggaaaaattgaAGGCAAAAATGTTTTCTATTGGTTTCAGAATCACAAAGCCAGAGAAAGGCAAAAACGACGCCGTCAAATGTTCTTAGTGAAAATGGGCTTTTGGAGAGTGTTGTTTTCGGttggttttggagagaaatGA
- the LOC11438592 gene encoding uncharacterized protein, with protein sequence MSVTENPKKTDAPPIVKLNKALKLAEVWVKNMSGSASDETTNVDTEGRPQRLGLGAKVPRQSNVVLSDDPVERRLHSRLAAEKRKAANITKDEGTNSCGVLDDEDNEDESRTNAFAKRKAPAPVTLSIPGNKKQK encoded by the exons ATGAGTGTTACGGAAAATCCAAAGAAAACTGATGCTCCGCCAATTGTTAAGTTGAATAAGGCCTTGAAATTG GCTGAGGTATGGGTAAAAAATATGAGCGGATCTGCTAgtgatgaaacaacaaatgtGGATACGGAGGGTCGACCTCAAAG GCTTGGTCTAGGTGCAAAAGTACCACGACAATCCAATGTAGTGCTTTCAGATGATCCCGTTGAAAGGAGATTGCATTCCAGATTGGCTgctgaaaaaagaaaagcagCCAATATTACCAAAGATGAAGGCACCAACTCCTGTGGCGTTTTAGATGATGAAGACAACGAAGACGAAAGCAGAACTAATGCTTTTGCCAAGAGGAAGGCACCAGCTCCTGTGACCCTATCTATACCGGGAAATAAGAAGCAGAAGTGA